A single window of Synechococcus sp. CBW1004 DNA harbors:
- a CDS encoding metal-binding protein → MASGRSHDRATWLLALPFGALWWPWLGLTGMAVASVSFLVGGLLLSPDLDTRSNPAHRWGPLRWLWWPYRSLLSHRSLVSHTPLIGTAGRLLYLGLVLLGLCLIGRPLGTPPPGRLLAALQALWIAQPALLITALVGVEASAWLHLIQDGDPLPRTPRLLRPLLRRPGRHRRRR, encoded by the coding sequence ATGGCCTCCGGGCGCTCCCACGACCGTGCCACCTGGCTGCTGGCCCTGCCCTTCGGCGCCCTGTGGTGGCCGTGGCTGGGCCTCACGGGCATGGCGGTGGCCAGCGTCAGCTTTCTGGTGGGAGGCCTGCTGCTCTCGCCCGATCTCGACACCCGCTCCAATCCCGCGCACCGCTGGGGCCCGCTGCGGTGGCTGTGGTGGCCCTACCGCAGCCTCTTGTCGCATCGCTCCCTGGTCTCCCACACGCCGCTGATCGGCACCGCCGGCCGGCTTCTGTATCTGGGCCTGGTGCTTCTGGGTCTGTGCCTGATCGGCCGCCCGCTGGGCACCCCGCCTCCCGGCCGCCTGCTTGCGGCCCTGCAGGCGCTCTGGATCGCTCAGCCAGCCCTGCTGATCACGGCCCTGGTGGGCGTGGAGGCCAGCGCCTGGCTGCATCTGATTCAGGACGGCGACCCGCTGCCGCGCACTCCGCGCCTGCTGCGGCCCCTGCTGCGCCGCCCTGGACGTCACCGGCGGCGGCGGTGA
- the mazG gene encoding nucleoside triphosphate pyrophosphohydrolase, with protein MSQPQPQGGVSSVSAEQAAPASLAALAELIAVVDRLRDPDGGCPWDLEQTHASLVPYVLEEAHEVADAIRHGDDRHLAEELGDLLLQVVLHARIASEEGRFDLETIAAGITGKLIRRHPHVFAGAEAADSAAVRRSWEAIKAAERSERTAGSDPAGSSGGEGSSEGGSPGTVSTPPASALSDQLARKVRGQPPLAGAMTISRKAAAAGFEWDAMAGVWQKVHEELDELKEAVASGDRAHAQEELGDVLFTLVNVARWCGIDPEEGLAGTNRRFLARFSRVEAALGGDLQGRSIRELEGLWQQAKAAIRAEAASGVGSPAGEAPGA; from the coding sequence ATGTCCCAGCCCCAGCCCCAGGGCGGCGTTTCCTCCGTCTCGGCTGAGCAGGCAGCGCCGGCCAGTCTCGCGGCTCTGGCCGAGCTGATTGCGGTGGTCGACCGCCTGCGTGATCCCGACGGCGGCTGCCCCTGGGATCTGGAGCAGACGCATGCCTCGCTGGTGCCCTATGTGCTCGAGGAGGCCCACGAGGTGGCCGACGCGATCCGCCATGGCGATGACCGGCACCTGGCCGAGGAGCTGGGAGACCTGTTGCTGCAGGTGGTGCTGCATGCCCGCATCGCCAGCGAGGAGGGGCGCTTCGATCTGGAGACGATCGCCGCCGGCATCACAGGCAAGCTGATCCGCCGCCATCCCCATGTGTTCGCCGGTGCCGAGGCCGCGGACAGCGCAGCGGTGCGGCGCAGCTGGGAGGCGATCAAGGCCGCCGAGCGGTCGGAGCGGACCGCCGGCTCCGACCCGGCGGGCAGCAGCGGCGGCGAGGGCTCCTCGGAGGGGGGCTCGCCCGGGACTGTCAGCACGCCCCCCGCCAGCGCGCTCAGTGATCAGCTGGCCCGCAAGGTGCGCGGCCAGCCCCCGCTGGCCGGTGCCATGACCATCTCCCGCAAGGCCGCTGCCGCCGGCTTCGAGTGGGACGCCATGGCCGGCGTCTGGCAGAAGGTGCACGAGGAGCTCGATGAGCTCAAGGAGGCGGTGGCCAGCGGCGATCGGGCCCACGCCCAGGAGGAGCTCGGCGATGTGCTGTTCACCCTGGTGAACGTCGCCCGCTGGTGCGGCATCGATCCGGAGGAGGGCCTGGCGGGCACCAACCGTCGCTTCCTCGCTCGCTTCTCCCGCGTCGAGGCGGCCCTGGGCGGCGACCTGCAGGGCCGCAGCATCCGCGAACTGGAGGGGCTGTGGCAGCAGGCCAAGGCCGCGATCCGGGCGGAGGCGGCATCCGGCGTTGGCAGCCCGGCGGGGGAGGCACCAGGGGCATGA
- a CDS encoding carbonic anhydrase: MPHPLSRRLLLEGVAGLGLTALTLGGAVGEADAAETTAQTSEAEAEQLARSLSACHPGGDPLQALLAGNARFAQVWQSTSGNLDPRARMGRFAALWRRNCQSDPAALARGQRPWAAVLTCADSRVSPEWLFDVGPGELFDVRSAGNTAFHAGIASLEYAVAELDVPLILVLGHSGCGAVTAAMGDGPLTPLLQELVEPIRACLKPGMDLQAAIEANARACAAALPQESALLAGAVTAGQLRIEAAALDLGSGRVRIL, from the coding sequence ATGCCCCATCCCCTCTCCCGACGCCTGCTGCTGGAGGGCGTCGCCGGACTGGGCCTGACAGCCCTCACCCTGGGCGGCGCCGTGGGGGAGGCCGATGCGGCGGAGACCACTGCGCAGACCTCTGAAGCGGAGGCCGAGCAGCTGGCCAGGAGCCTGAGCGCCTGCCACCCGGGCGGCGATCCGCTGCAGGCCCTGCTGGCGGGCAACGCACGTTTCGCCCAGGTGTGGCAAAGCACCAGCGGCAACCTCGATCCGCGGGCGCGGATGGGGCGCTTCGCGGCCCTGTGGCGCCGCAACTGCCAGAGCGATCCGGCCGCCCTGGCGCGCGGTCAGAGGCCCTGGGCGGCGGTGCTCACCTGCGCCGATTCACGCGTCTCCCCCGAGTGGCTGTTCGATGTGGGCCCGGGAGAACTGTTCGATGTGCGCAGCGCCGGCAACACCGCCTTCCACGCCGGCATCGCCTCGCTGGAGTACGCCGTGGCGGAGCTGGATGTGCCGCTGATCCTGGTGCTGGGCCACAGCGGTTGCGGTGCCGTCACCGCGGCGATGGGCGACGGGCCGCTGACGCCGCTGCTGCAGGAACTGGTGGAGCCGATCCGGGCCTGCCTGAAGCCGGGGATGGATCTGCAGGCGGCGATCGAGGCCAACGCCAGGGCCTGCGCCGCCGCCCTGCCGCAGGAGAGCGCCCTGCTGGCCGGAGCCGTGACGGCAGGTCAGCTGCGGATCGAAGCCGCCGCGCTGGACCTGGGCAGCGGCCGGGTGCGGATCCTGTAG
- a CDS encoding AAA family ATPase has translation MLNAAAATGDERIEQAFLQWHHRGHHSKTQGNIKRRLARAGTRMTPGQGAGAILAAAKEQHGAQWWKLLPPELQYGGGGGVVIPSSLMRSRASSDTRSPSSQAPDMVPSMQELERLSAAAQPTSLMASRGPADDPSPKHGQPAEPADQSQQIEILLAQLYTIETERKLITEEGEQQLTPQEARYRADQIESELQSFPVFRLSPQRIRTRLLEIFCDCNQISQRDDFSVPDEPLVSDQEAPNEYLVDGLLVRGASYLIYSLPGVGKTLIGLMLARAALGAPGHTSFLGFKVTPPSQFSQSRVLYIASDGGLFAKGDIKRYLKRYGEDRQEWVNYTRTFAAHRDNTALPWRMNLRGLHRLITTFNYYEAQGTPITLLVIDSLKACMPEGILIGDQALARYLEVIEGICGPRNITTIYLTHQSKESETPQGIAALTEMVHGYFRLRVEEGQHYFCISKLRDGKGAHTEIPYKMNPDGRLCISGDGNGEEVSSERGLIRAFADHYNRHLARTKHLQEGDPASYYRGIQRSDIPLLLNQAGIRNPSWRNPKNLDRTIAALVKAGDLQKVARGHYAIGHAEQADAIQQRGLDLNAGSDEPDLDGPDVVPGWDDLG, from the coding sequence ATGCTCAACGCGGCCGCGGCCACCGGCGACGAGCGGATCGAGCAGGCCTTCCTGCAGTGGCATCACCGCGGCCACCACAGCAAGACCCAGGGCAACATCAAGCGCCGGCTGGCCCGCGCCGGCACACGCATGACCCCAGGCCAGGGGGCGGGCGCCATTCTGGCCGCGGCCAAGGAGCAGCACGGTGCCCAGTGGTGGAAACTGTTGCCGCCGGAGTTGCAGTACGGCGGTGGCGGCGGTGTCGTCATTCCGTCGTCACTGATGCGTTCACGCGCCAGCAGTGACACAAGGAGCCCCAGCTCCCAGGCGCCGGACATGGTGCCATCAATGCAGGAACTGGAACGCCTGTCGGCCGCGGCCCAGCCCACCTCCCTGATGGCCAGCCGTGGCCCAGCTGATGATCCATCGCCGAAACACGGTCAACCAGCAGAACCGGCCGACCAAAGCCAACAGATCGAAATACTGCTGGCTCAGCTCTACACCATCGAGACAGAACGCAAGCTCATCACAGAAGAGGGCGAGCAACAACTGACTCCCCAGGAAGCCCGATACAGGGCCGATCAGATTGAATCGGAGCTTCAATCCTTTCCCGTCTTTCGACTGAGCCCCCAACGAATCCGTACTCGTTTGCTGGAAATCTTCTGCGACTGCAACCAGATCTCCCAGCGAGATGACTTCTCGGTTCCAGATGAACCTCTTGTCTCCGATCAAGAAGCGCCGAATGAATACCTCGTTGATGGCCTGTTGGTACGCGGAGCGTCCTATCTGATCTATTCCCTGCCAGGTGTCGGCAAGACCCTGATTGGCCTGATGCTGGCGCGAGCCGCCCTTGGAGCCCCAGGTCACACCAGCTTTCTCGGCTTCAAGGTGACACCACCGTCTCAGTTCTCACAGTCGCGCGTTCTCTACATCGCCTCCGACGGTGGCCTGTTCGCCAAGGGTGACATTAAGCGCTACCTCAAGCGCTACGGGGAGGACAGGCAAGAGTGGGTCAATTACACCAGGACCTTTGCCGCTCATCGCGACAACACCGCGCTGCCCTGGCGGATGAACCTACGGGGTCTTCACCGGCTGATCACCACCTTCAATTACTACGAAGCCCAGGGAACGCCAATCACCCTCCTGGTGATTGACTCGCTCAAGGCTTGCATGCCGGAAGGCATCCTGATTGGCGACCAGGCTCTGGCCCGCTACCTCGAAGTGATCGAGGGTATCTGTGGACCCAGGAACATCACGACCATCTACCTCACTCACCAATCGAAGGAGAGTGAAACCCCGCAGGGGATTGCCGCCCTGACTGAGATGGTGCATGGCTATTTTCGCCTTCGGGTGGAAGAGGGCCAGCACTACTTTTGTATCTCCAAGCTGCGTGATGGCAAAGGAGCACACACCGAGATTCCATACAAGATGAATCCCGATGGACGCCTGTGCATCTCTGGTGATGGAAATGGCGAGGAAGTTAGCAGCGAACGCGGACTGATCAGGGCCTTTGCTGATCACTACAACCGCCATCTTGCCAGGACGAAGCACCTGCAGGAGGGCGATCCCGCCAGCTACTACCGAGGCATCCAGCGATCCGACATCCCGCTGCTACTGAACCAGGCCGGCATCAGGAACCCCTCCTGGCGCAACCCCAAGAATCTCGACCGGACCATTGCTGCCCTGGTCAAAGCCGGTGACCTGCAGAAGGTGGCCCGCGGCCATTACGCCATCGGCCACGCCGAACAGGCCGACGCGATCCAGCAGCGGGGTCTCGACCTGAATGCCGGCTCAGATGAACCCGACCTGGACGGACCTGACGTCGTGCCTGGCTGGGACGACCTGGGCTGA